CTGGAGATGACTTAATCGGAATAGAGGGCGTAAAATTAATATATAACGTTTTTGATGAATGTGCCCATGGTGCAGTTATTAATCCAAATAACAAAAGCAAAACCGGTTTTTTCAAAATGGCAGAAGACTACCTTTTAAACTCCACTATTTTTAAAGAGATAAACATATTGAAAGCATGTGGTTATATAATTTACATCTGTTCTGATCATGGAACTGTTGTGGCTGAGGGTAATGGAGATAAAGTAGAGAAGTATTTGATAGAAGAAAGCTGTAAAAGAGGTGTTATTGTTTCTGAAACAAGTTTACTGAAAAACTATGATTTGGATAAATACGATATACCTTTTATAAAAGGAAAATATGCATTATTGTCCACAAACAGACATTCCTTTTCATATAAGGGAAAACTTGATATAACTCACGGCGGAATAACGGTGGAAGAATTAATTGTTCCTTTTGCGGAGGTTGAGAATTGATAGGTTTCGACAGACCCATTAAACCCGAATGGATATACAATATTTTAAAAGAAATAAAAGTGGGCACCAATCCTACCGAATACAATAAAGTTTTTGAGGATGTTGCGAAGGAATTAACCGGCAAAGAGGGCAAGAGAAAGGCAAGAACGGTTATTTTCAGAAGCTTTCTTTATTCATTTCAGGAAAAAAGGGCGCCCATTGAGAATAATATTTTCTTAGATTGGGTGAAGCAATACAGTGAACATAAATTGCGCCCATTGTTCCTTGCGAAGCTGATGATGGATCATGAGGTTTTGAGGTTTATTACCAAAAAGATGCAAATAAGTTATGATTCTCAAGGGTATTTATCTTCAACGGTGCTAACGAAAAAAATGCAATCCGAACATGGAGACAGAGATGTTGTAAAAAGGTCTGTAAGATCATTTCTGAAAACACTCTGTCATTTTGGTATAATTGAAGAAATACAGAGGCAGCGGTTTAACCATCTTAACAAAGTCAGGCTTTCAGAAGAACAGACAAAGAACTTCCTCCTTTTGTACTCCAAATGCTACCTGAAATCCGAATATCTCGATTTAAATAATGTTGATAGTAATTTGACTTACTTTTTTGAAATGCCGGACTTGTTAAAAGTCGCTAATATTTATAATAACAAATGCTGGAGTTATATCCGGGATCATACACGTGCAGTTTTGATGATGAAGGGATGACAAGATTTTCCTGTGATATAATAATCAGTAAACATTTATAGTATTAGACCTTTGCACAAGAAAAAATAAAAACATTGTAAGTTAATATATTTTATCTCTACTGTTATGATAGTATGTACAATGTATTAAAGATAAAAGAGTTGTTATGGAAAAGTAGATAGAACCCACAGTATTAGATTCAATGTTAGAGTTTAAAGCTAATGAGCAAACTTATCTTGATAAAATTGATTCCCTGCATGGCATATAACATGTTTTGCTGATAATATCGCTTAAAAAAGTGGAAGTTATAAAAAATAGTGAGATAGCACCTGGATTCTTCTAAAAGATTTATTTTCGGGTATATAGTTTTAATAATGCTTCAAAAAGATAATTATCCGATTTTTTCTTGAAATCAAATCTTCCATAGGTTATAAATAATTCTCTGTAGCCTATTGTGGGGGAGCGTTTTATTTTTTTGTGTCACTCTGTTATAAAATAACAATGCGGAGTGACATATGAGTAAGAAAGAAGAATTCCATTTTAACAAAGCACTAGAAGAAGTAAAGAAAGATGCCAAGATTGATGGAGAAGACGGAGTATTGGCATCCTTGATTAAGCAATTGATATAAGTATCTTTAGACGTAAGCTTCCCTTAAAAGCGGACATTTCAAAATCAGCTAATATTTGTAATTAGATGATACCACTAGTCATTTGCTAAAATGAATAATACATAAGTTTCCTTAAAATATCATATTGATATATTTCAACAAAATGAAGTAATATATTTAAAATTATTCAATAGGGTTGCATATGGTGGATAAATTACCATTAGAAAACTATATCGGATGTTTATTGGGTGGAGCAGTTGGTGATGCTTTGGGTGCTCCGATTGAATTTGATACTTGGGAGGAAATCAAGTCAAGATATGGGGTTAAAGGCGTAACCGGATATGTTGAATTTGAAGACGGACATGGAGAATTTACAGATGATACACAGATGACTCTTTTTACCGCTGAAGCTATGCTCAGAACATTATACAGAGCCAATTCTCGTGGAATATGGGGTGCAATAAATACAATATGCTTTCATTGCTACTGCAACTGGCTCAAAACTCAAGGATATGACAAACCCAATACAAAATTTCAAGACAGTTGGTTATTGCAAGTTGATGGTTTATACAAAAGAAGAGCTCCCGGTAACACTTGCCTTACTGCACTTTTAGAAACTGAAGATTACAAACCGGGGACTATATTAAATAACAGTAAAGGCTGTGGCGGTGTTATGAGAGCTGCACCAGTTGGCTTGGTTTTTTATAAAGATCTGGAGTTTGCATTTGAAAATGGTGTCATTGCAGCACAAATAACGCACGGTCATCCAAGCGGATACCTGTCAGCCGGTTTTTTTGCAGCTTTAATTGCAGCATTGAACTCAGGGGTGAGTATCGAGAAGGCTGTAAAGGAGTGCATGGCAATACTAAAAACACAAGAAGATTCTGAAGAATGCTTATCAGCTTTAAACAAGGCAATCAAACTATCTGAAACGAAAGAACCGTCAGCTGAAAATATTGAAACACTTGGAGGTGGCTGGGTTGGTGAAGAAGCTATTGCAATAAGTTTATATTGTTCTCTGTATTATAAAGATAATTTTGAAAAAGGTTTAATTTCATCAATAAATCATAGCGGCGATAGTGACAGTACCGGCTCTATAAGTGGGAATATTTTAGGCTTGATTCACGGTGAAGCAGCTATCCCCAAAGTTTGGGCTGAAAATTTATATCTGAAAGATGTGGTAATAAGAATGGCAGAAGACCTTTATATAGGTTTTGAAGATGATGGAACCGGAATGGGCAGTGAAAGATGGTTTGAAAGGTATGGTACATAATTTTGATAATCCAATATATAGCTGAGTTATTGTTTTACCGAGTAAGTATTTAAAGGAACTAATCGATGCCAACCGACTTATCAAACATAATGAGCAAAATCAAAAAGCACATTTTCAACAAATACCCCCGATATTTCAATAATCTCGACGAAGCCGAAATTTTGTATTTAGACAAAAAGATGGTGAATAACACTCTTTCCCAATTGGATATTACTTTGCCGGATTTGCTTGATTTTGAGCATAAAGAGCTTGTTGTGATGCCACCTTCGGAAAATATGCTTTATCTTATGTATTCGCCCTCATATGAAGAAATGGATGAAGAGCACGGGCAGCAGTTTGAGCAAGACATGGAAAAAGAGCTTGAGCATTTTGCAAAAGATTTTAATCTGACTGAGGAAAAACGGGCAGATCTTAGAAACAACTTAATCAAAACAATAGGGCAGGGAACTTATTACTTGTATCACTTTAATCGTTCTTTAATGGAAAACCGGAAGTTGAAATTTAACACTTTTGAGTATTATCCTGCCACTGAGGAATTTAGGTATATCTTCGGTTCTGAGTTCAGTATTGTAGATTTGACTATAAAAGAGAACAAAATCAAACCTGAACTTGACATTAGAAAATTTGCATTCTCGAAATATGCTCTCGAAAACATAATTAAAGATTCAAATGTAACCATATTTATTAAAAATAATGCAAAGAGTGGTGATCCTTTTTTCCCGGAAGGATATGTTGAAACTATTACCAATGATATGCCGGCTAAGTTGTTTGCAGAAATCCAGAGACATATGAAAGAGTCCACGCATGATCTATTTTTTCCCAATGCTATAATTAATACAAAAATATTTTTGAAAGTTGAGGAAACTCAAAAATTGACAGCAAAAGAGCATAACAGGCTTGAAAAAACAAAACACAAAAAGCCGTATCTTATGCCTCAGAGCATTAAACATATTATTGATATAGATATGTTTAACAAGACGGTTATTGACAAAGCAAACAGGTTGAGTGGAACCGGCAGTCAAAAATCTCCCCATTACCGGCGTGGACATATCAGGCGATTGCAATCCGGCAAGCTGACTTTTGTACGCCCTTCATTTGTCGGGGCAAAGAAAGAGTATAATATAGGAAAGAAAATATACAGGCTGAAAACCTGATTAATTTTAGAAAATGTTCTGGTTTTCCTTACCGGAACGCTGGCTCAATTTGACCCGGAATACTCAGTAAAGAGAGCCATTTTTAAAATCTTTAGTCAATAAGTATAACGTTTGCATAAGGGGCGACGAGATTGCGTGGCTATAAATTTTTAAAAACCAATGACTATAGTGCACAGTACAAAGCTTTGAAATACCACCGAGTTTTTGCCGTCCTTTGATGTGATTGTTAGATTAAAACTTCAGTCAAATTACTCTATAACACTTATCTGTTGAATTAAGCTCATATATCTTTTTAAAGGTTCGCATTTTGTAGATTCACCAATATCATTCATCTGCTGAAGGATGTGAGGTTAGCAATAAACCAAATGTCAAGAAAAGACTTGCCTCTTTGGTTCTAATGATTATTTTTTCAAAACATTATATTTTTTTCTGTCCATTTTCCATTGTCAAAACTTGAAAATATAGCAGCATCCAGGAGACAAGGATAAATTTCTGCCTTATCGCAGAGTTTCTGGATTCCGTCTGACACAAAGTGATAGTAACCCTTATCTCCTAATGGAGAAGAACTTAATGTAACTGGAAATCCAAATTTGTTTAACCAATTAGTAATTCTAGAGTCTATTGGAATTTCATATTTGGTTAATCCGAGAGTCTGAAGGAAATTTCTTGATTGTTTTGGTCCAAACCCTTTAAATTTTTCTGCCAAACTGTCGGCTACAATTCTTTCTTCTGTTTTTGAATCTTTTTCAATTAGAGAATTGAGTTTATTGATTATTGTCCACTTTTCTTTTTTAAGCCTGTCAAAATTTGAATCAAAATAAAAACTTATCCTGTTAATATACCTTTTTAGTCCATTGTTTTGCAGAATCTCTTTAATGTATTTTTTAGTATCATTAATATATTCAAGCTTGTTCATTGTTATTGGAAAAGGTTCTTTTTGGAGAAATTGTCCAACTATTGAATTCGGTCCAGATCGTTGTTGGGAAGTTAAAAGGCAAATTATCATTGCCTTAATGATTTGGTCTTTGTTAATTACAATGTTTTGCTTTTCTATATTTCTTTTTCTTCTAACCTGAACAAATGGATTTTCATTTTTGGCCAGAAAATTTTTTACTGTTAGAATATCTGATTCTGTTATGTTCCATGATATGTCCATGATCTATTCTCCTTTTGTTGATGTGCGTATATTATTTATTGTTTTGACTGCGTATCCTTCCCCTTTAAGGAGACAGTTTTTAGTTAGAAAATTCTGTTTTTTTCGTCATATACTCAGCTGGTGTTAAATCGTCAATAGAATCATGTGGCCGTTTCTCGTTATAATCTATCATCCACCAGTAAGTCATTTCTCTTACTTCTTCAATATTGTTAAACAAATATAAATATGATAATAAAATTTATAAAGATAAAAAATCGATCAAGCAACTCAAAAAAAGTTGTGGCTATCAATCAAACAAGATCCAGTCGTTTTTATATCCCTGAAGATTTTCATATATCATTTCAGCCGCTTCTGGCTGTGATACATCGTATCTTTTCATAACATATTTTATATCTGAAGATAAAATCTCAGTGTAATCTTCACCATGTTTTTGTTTATATATTTCCTTTAATAGATCTATCAAATAAATGTCCACAATTTTTTATAAAGATTCTTAATCATTTTTATAAGTTTTTGTTGCACCCAATTAACCAATCGGTTATCATTAAAACATGATAAAATATGACAACCTACAAGACAAACTTAAGAAAGCTATGAAAAAAGCTGGACTAAGCGTCTCCAAACTCGCCGAAAAAGCTGGTATCCATCAAGTGTCTCTTTCAAGAATACTCAACGGACATAGGAAGCTGAATAATCTGGATACGTTATATAAATTATCGAAAGCACTTGGTGTAAGCCTTGATTATTTTTTCACTAATTCTGATATTGCAGAAAATCCGGAAACATTTGCTGAAGATATGGGTATAGATATATTTTACGGAGATAAAAAAGAATTAAATGACAAATACCCTGATCATATAAAAATACCTCTTGTCCGAAGCAAAGCTGCTGCAACTCCTGCAATTATCGAAATTTCTTCAGATGAAGTTGACGGATGGGTATGTATTAGTGCCGAGAATGTTCCGAAAAATATATCTGAGCGGTGTTTTGCATTTAGAGTTAAAGGCGATAGTATGGAGCCAATGTTAAGGGAAAATGATTTAGTAGCAGTACTCCCTTATAGTGAACCACCGGCATTGGATACAATAATCCCTTCAAATGTATACTTGGTAAAAATATCAGACGGTTTTGGCGGATATGGACTGACACTAAAGCATATTCACCAGATTGATGACAGGACAGTGGAGCTTGTGTCTGATAACAAAAAATATCCTAATAAGGAAATTGATATCTCAGAACCGGACAATTTTCAGATCATGGGAAGGGTGATCTGGATGTGGCGGGAGATGTAAGTCTTTAGTTTTACACTGTAGTTATTTAACATCTTTATATGCATAGAAAATCTATGCATAAATAAAAAAACTTAACTTTTAGGTGCTAATTTATTGGGGTTTTAGAATGCTTAAAAAATCCATATTTTTTATAGTAGGGTTATTTTTTCTTATGTCTTTCAATTCTTTTGCAAAAGATAATAAAACTCCTGAATATTACTGTGATGATAAGGAAACTATAATGGAATATGAAGCATTGATACAAAAGTATCCAAATGATCCTAATGCCCACGCATTACATGCATTATGGCTTGGTTTGTGTATTAAGACCAATAGAGGAGATTTAACAATTCCTGAAGCAAACGCAATTTTTGATGATATAAGAAGTAAAATTATTGGCGAAATGAAAGAGGAAAAAAAGAAAAAGGAAGAAAGTGAAAGCCTTTGATCAAAACAACAGACTTGGTGATAAATGCTAAAAGAAATCTTTAATATTTTCTCATTTTACGATGAAATCCGCTGGAGTTCCTTAGGTAATTATAACCTTATTAATTTTTGCAATGAAAATCTTGATGATGATACAAAACTGTTAACTCATTGGCTTTGTTATATCACAGACAGACAAACAAGTTTTCAAAGAATATGGGATGTTGGTGGCTTTGTTTTATCCGATTTAGTTGAGCAGATAAAGAAAACAAAATCTTTAGATGCTTTGAATCCAGAATCTGAGAATAGCTTTGTTTGTAAAAATGGTAATGAAGGATTTTCTTTTATAAGCAAATCCAAATCTAACGGAAATTCAGTTCTTCAAAATTATTACGGATATAAATCAGATAGCAGGGTAACATTTACATCTAGATATTATCCCTCAGACTATTTTTCTATTATTTATACCTTTAGCATTCTTAAAAATTATGATTTTTCTTTCACGAAATTTATAATAGAACAATTTGAAAAACATAAGAATTCAGAAAATTATATTAAAAGAATTTTATACTCATTATATTTAATTACTTATTTTGAAGTCGGTCAACCTAAAAAAAATGAAATGAGTGATTTTGATAGCAATATTAAAAAAGCAGAGTCCAGAGCTAATAAAGTATTTGATATATTATCTAATAATTTTGAAGAAAATTATATAAAATTTGCTAAAAAAGATATCTTTAATCAGAAAAGAGCATGGTGCAGCCTAAGAGATTTTTTGAAATCACCTGAGTTTAAGAAATATTTTACACAATCACTTGAAAACGAAGGTGTATCAGCCGCTGTAATTAACAAACTAACATCTCTTGAATCATTGAGGCAATTAGAACTTCCTGGTGATGTTTGGAACAATAACCCTATATTCCGATCATGTATTTTGAAAAATACAGAATATGAAGAGTCAAAAAAGAGTCTTAATGTAATATTGAGAGATTATTTTGATAAAAATAAAAGCAAATTAGATGAAAGCTATCCTGAACAATTTGATGTGAGTTTTGATTTTGTACCAAGAATGTGCAATATGAAAAAATGCGATATGTGCCCTGTTAGAATAGTAAAAATGGGAGAATATAGGGATTTTTTTAAAACCTGTGCCCGGAATAAAGATTTATTCTGTACGGTAGCCTTAATAAATTGTGGTTATAACTATGATTGCAAGGGCGAGGTGTGTAACTTGTTAGAAGTATTACAATAACTTAGTCACATCTCGGGAGTATACAATTGCTTAAAATAGTTTCCGGCGGACAGTCAGGAGTAGATCGGGCAGCTCTTGATTTTGCAATTGAAAATAATTTTGAATATGGTGGATATGTCCCAAAAGGCTTCAAATCAGAGGATGGTGGGCTTACAAAAGAAAAATATCGAAATATGATAGAAAGTAAAAGTTCTGATTATAAAGTAAGAACTGAAGAAAATGTTATTAACTCTGATGGTACTTTGATTATTTACAAAAACCTATCCGGCGGGACAAAACTGACAGTAAAGTATGCTGAAAAACATAGAAAGCCTTACCTACTAATCAAAATGTCGGATGATATAAAAGAGAGTGCAAATAATATACGAAAGTTTGTGGACAAAAATAATATTGAAGTATTAAATGTTGCTGGCAATAGGGGCTCAAAAGTTCCTGGCATATATGATTATACAAAAATATTGCTGGCAACTTCTTTGACAAAATAAACTAACATTAAGAAGTGGGGTCAAAACATGCGTATTTTTATAGTTACGGTTATTTTTTGTTTGCTATCGCTATCTGTATTTGCCGAGAATATTACGGGTAAAATAGTAGATGTTGCGGACGGGGACACAGCCACTTTGCTAACATCAAACAATACACAAATCCGTATTAGGCTAAACTGCATTGATGCCCCAGAAAAAAGCCAGGACTTCGGACAAAGATCTAAGAGGTCATTAATAGATTTAATTGCAGGAGAATATGTTAGAGTACAAAAACATGACATTGATAGATATGGGCGTACCATTGGAACAATATTCTTAAACGGAACTGACATTAACCTGACACAGGTCAAAAAAGGGCTTGCTTGGGTATATGATAGATATTGCAGAGATAGAACATACTATAGGGCAGAAACTCTTGCCAGAGAAGGTCATATGGGCTTGTGGAGTCAGCCTAACCCAATAGAACCCTGGAATTACAGAAGAGGTGAACGAAAGCAAGGCAATAATAGTTTTTCTGATGACGGTACTTTCGAATGTGGTAAAAAGAGATATTGCAGTCAAATGAATTCATGCGAAGAAGTAATGTTTTATTTCAACAAATGTGGCTTAACAAGGTTAGACGGCAACAGTGACGGTGAACCTTGTGAAAGTATTTGCAGGTAAGTATAAGTTTTCAAATAGGACAAATTACAATGACTGATTTAAAAGACATTAAGCCTAAATGGGTGTTAGTCAATGAAAACCTTTATGAAATATCAAAGTTTTCTCATCTGCCGCCCCAAAAGCGTCCTCATGCAATTTGTCCAGTTTGCAGACGACCAGTAATTTTAAAATTAGGTGAATATAATGCTCATCATTATGCTCATAGCTCCGAAGATATTTGTACAACAGCCATCCTGAAACAGCATTGCACCTGAATGTAAAGTTTCACATTTACCATCAATTATTAAAAGCTCAAAAAATCTATATAGAAAAAAGATGTGACGGTTTCTGCAATGAAAGACCAAAACAATTATTTTTAGAAGGGTGGGATGAAGTAAAAATTGAGTACCAAATAGGTTCTATCCGACCAGATATATCTTTGTTCAAAGAAAACAGTCTAATATGCGCAATTGAGGTACTTGTGTCTCACGAAATGTCCAAAGAAAAGAAACAATACTTAATTAATCAGGAAATTCCCTGGATTGAAATTAAAGCAGAAGAAAACTTATACATCGGTAATGATACTTGGAATGATGAAAAGCCATTGCCTTTTTATAACTGTTACCCTGAACCTGAACATCGGATATGCGATAACTGTAAAAAATTAAGATATCAAAACGACGAGAATAGTAAAGAAATAGATAAAAAGGTTGAGCATAAGAAATATAATTGTACAAAAATACATGCTGCAAAAATGGTGGATTATTATTTTCCTTCAGGGAAAAAGTATAGAGAAGTATATTTTGTGAAGAAAAAACTCAGAAGGGGGGATTGGGTAAAAGTATGGATAGAAACAGAACGGAACAGAATACTTGCAACAGAATATTCACCTATTACAAAAGATTCTATGAAAAAGCTTAGTAAAACTTTAGAAAAGAATATTAACAGTTTCAGAAGCAAAGGAGCAATAGTTGATAATTCTATGAAGTGGAGACTTTGGGAAAATGGCTCAAAGTTTGTTGCTCGTGATATAGATAGATTTCCTTTTCGTTATGGATGGGATTCTGAGCGAAAGGTTTGGGTAAAAAAGAGCGAAAGAACAAACAATTATTACATAGAAAAAAACGGTATAAAGTATTATGGTATTAATACAAGTAAACTATGAGTTTATTTAATAAGGAAATTGGCTTCTATAATAGTGGTTTAATTAACTATACTATATAGTGCCAATTATGGATAGAAAGTATTTATAGGTGACTATATGTGCGGAGGCATGGCTTTTTATGGTAAAAACAGTGAATTATTTAAAGTTTATTTCCCACAGCCTTATCCAAAAATAGAAGTTTTTACAAAAGACAATTCTAAGATTCAATGCATCTGGGGCAGAAGAAGCGAGAAAGAATTTGAAGGCTCAGAAATACCTATAACCGGCTGGGCGAGAATCGAAGCTATAAAAGCCGGAAAATGGCACAAATATAATCCTGAAAAAGTCTATATTTTACCGGAAAAATACATGGAAAAAGATAAATATGAAAAATCCCATTGGTTTGAGCCGCCGCCAGATAAGACATTAGTAGGCTTATTAGTTGAGGCTAAAAAGCATCAAAAAGTTGTATATGTAGTAACCGTTCCTGCTCCTAAAAAGTACACACATATACATCACAGGTGGCCGATGTTGACTAAAACTTTTTTTCAGGATGTTATTTTTGAAGGTTGGTAGCCTTGGCAAGAGGGCGGTTTTATCCACCCTCTCTGGAGATGCCAAGGCACAAGCCACAATAGGCTACAGAGAATTATTTATAACTTATGGAAGGTTTGATTTCAAGAAAAAATCGGATAATTATCTTTTTGAAACATACTAAAAAACTATAGGCTCGGAAAACAAGTTAAAAAAAACAGGCCTATATCAAATTTATCTATTATTTGATTAAACGTTTAACATTTGATTTGACCCAATTCCATTGCCAAGCTATCATAAAATAATGAAAGATATACAGAACTATATAATAACTTGTTATGCCCAAAGAACGTGAGATGAAGACCTTCACTACCGTTGCACAACTGGCTGAGGAAATTTCGAAGCGTCGGCAAGAAGGCGACGTCAATGTCATTGGTATAGACGGTAAGGATGGGTCCGGTAAGTCCTGGCTCGCGGCCGCCCTGGCAGAAACTCAAGCCGCGGACGTAATCAGTCTCGATGACTATTTAGAGCGAAATCAAGGCGGATACACGCGATATCTGGATATTACGGCAATAAACCAGAAACTTTCACGTACGGGCCGGCCCGTAATTCTTGAAGGCGTATGCTTGTTGGCTGCGGCGGAACTAATTGGCATTGATATAGACATCCGTATCTACGTAAAGCGTATGAGCCCTTATGGAACGTGGCGCGATGAAGAAGAATGCGATCCAGCGTTGCCGCCTGAGGAGCTGATTGCCGAACGCAATAAAGAGCTCGAGGAATTTGCCAAATTCGAGGCCATTTTGGACTATGAAAATGGCGCTGAGAAAGAAGAAACCGCAGATGGTGATTTTAGCCTTCCAAAACTAGAAAAAGAGTTGATCCGTTACCATGCCCAGTATCGCCCAGCGAGTAACGCTGATTGCGTTTTCGAACGTAGTGAGGATGAAAGCTAGGCATAACAACGCGTTCGAGGCCGACGCGCCTCGTCAAGCGCGGCTCATCGCCAACGTTAGGGCTCAAGGAAAGGAGAGGCGTTCTTGAACGAAAAGGAGGCAATTGAGAAAGCAACGGCGGATGCTTTCATAGAATTATACAACCGCGAAATGAGAACATCCTTTTCGATAACCGAATACTCGGATGCTCCAGATATAAGATGCAAGGATCTTAAGGGAAACATATTCAATTTCGAGATCACCTTGACTGAAGACCGGAAGAAAGACATCGCAGCCTCACTCGGGAGGTCTAATCATAGAAGTTTCGAAGCCCTGAGGAAGCATCTCGATGAGGTAAAAGCCGGAAAAGCAAATCCATTGGACAGGGTGAGCTGCTTACAGGGGAATGTTACTAAGATGATTGTCGGCAGGATACGAAAAAAGCTGGAAAAGGACTACGGCTCTAATGTAGGCCTTGTAATTTGTGACACATCGCCGGTTTGTTGGGATTGGGAGTTGGTTGTTGACGATATCAGGCGGCGCATCCTCTCTTCGCGAAAGAATCCTTTCGACAAGGGTATATGGATCATGTCCTTCAGGAAAGACAAAATCTACCGAATTATTTAAAGAACGAAGCCCTAACAACCGGCTGCACGAGGGAAAAATAGGGACAGGTTAATAATACTTTATTGAATATTTTCTCGACAATAAATTATATTACCGCTAAAAGGCAGAAATTCCCTGCCTGCCGGCAGGCTTTTATTTTAGGTAAGTTACGGAGTGCTGTAGGGTTTGCTTATGCGGCCACCAATCTAAAAATCGCTTATTGCCTTATTTGTCAGCACTATCAGTTTTATAGTGCAGTTTTCTTTTTTCGACACAAAACTTTTTAATATCCTTTATAATCTGCGACGTCCCTTCGATTAGAATATCTATATCATCTATATCCGGCAATGTTTTGATTCCACTTGTTATATATTCAAATTGCTTACTCATATAATATGGATTCACAACTTCTATAGATGTTTCAAATTTTGAAGAAATTTTAACATACTCAGATAGATTATTATTTCTTGCCTCATCAAGACACTTTTTAAGATCATG
Above is a genomic segment from Flexistipes sp. containing:
- a CDS encoding ADP-ribosylglycohydrolase family protein, which translates into the protein MVDKLPLENYIGCLLGGAVGDALGAPIEFDTWEEIKSRYGVKGVTGYVEFEDGHGEFTDDTQMTLFTAEAMLRTLYRANSRGIWGAINTICFHCYCNWLKTQGYDKPNTKFQDSWLLQVDGLYKRRAPGNTCLTALLETEDYKPGTILNNSKGCGGVMRAAPVGLVFYKDLEFAFENGVIAAQITHGHPSGYLSAGFFAALIAALNSGVSIEKAVKECMAILKTQEDSEECLSALNKAIKLSETKEPSAENIETLGGGWVGEEAIAISLYCSLYYKDNFEKGLISSINHSGDSDSTGSISGNILGLIHGEAAIPKVWAENLYLKDVVIRMAEDLYIGFEDDGTGMGSERWFERYGT
- a CDS encoding XRE family transcriptional regulator — translated: MIKYDNLQDKLKKAMKKAGLSVSKLAEKAGIHQVSLSRILNGHRKLNNLDTLYKLSKALGVSLDYFFTNSDIAENPETFAEDMGIDIFYGDKKELNDKYPDHIKIPLVRSKAAATPAIIEISSDEVDGWVCISAENVPKNISERCFAFRVKGDSMEPMLRENDLVAVLPYSEPPALDTIIPSNVYLVKISDGFGGYGLTLKHIHQIDDRTVELVSDNKKYPNKEIDISEPDNFQIMGRVIWMWREM
- a CDS encoding putative molybdenum carrier protein — protein: MLKIVSGGQSGVDRAALDFAIENNFEYGGYVPKGFKSEDGGLTKEKYRNMIESKSSDYKVRTEENVINSDGTLIIYKNLSGGTKLTVKYAEKHRKPYLLIKMSDDIKESANNIRKFVDKNNIEVLNVAGNRGSKVPGIYDYTKILLATSLTK
- a CDS encoding competence protein CoiA family protein, translating into MTDLKDIKPKWVLVNENLYEISKFSHLPPQKRPHAICPVCRRPVILKLGEYNAHHYAHSSEDICTTAILKQHCT
- a CDS encoding thermonuclease family protein → MRIFIVTVIFCLLSLSVFAENITGKIVDVADGDTATLLTSNNTQIRIRLNCIDAPEKSQDFGQRSKRSLIDLIAGEYVRVQKHDIDRYGRTIGTIFLNGTDINLTQVKKGLAWVYDRYCRDRTYYRAETLAREGHMGLWSQPNPIEPWNYRRGERKQGNNSFSDDGTFECGKKRYCSQMNSCEEVMFYFNKCGLTRLDGNSDGEPCESICR